CTCAAACTTATCAAAATAACTTAAAAACCAAAATACTCAATTTATATAGTTCGAATTGGTTATTTTTTCGGAAAGTAACCATGGATACAATGTTATTTGAGTACTTTTTATCCAAAACATCCATTTTATCTATAAATATCCAAAAATTAATATATTTGATTTATAATTTTAACTTTAGGTATTAATGCTATTATTAAATTATATTACATATATATGTTTGAATATGTTTGGATGCTCATTCGGTTTTCGGATTTTGAAAAAAAAAACCGTTCAGATATTTAGGCAACATACGATCAGGTCGGATACCCGGTTTTTGGGTTGGTTATGGGTATTATTAGGCCTATCTCTATATGTAAGGATTAATATTGTTACACGCTTATGAAAGACAACACACTTTAATAATAAATATCTTCTAATAGTAAAAGTTGGACATCCTCAATGAAGAGGATGCTCACGTCGACACAGAAAATCAGCCAACATAAAAGTTGTTTTTAAGTTACATGAGCTTTTCTATAGACTGATCTAAAAATTAAAGTGGCCTATATCAATCTTATCTCTCCAAACCCTAAAGACGCGACCATACTCGACTCTTCCATTTCCTTATTGTTTCATGTCTGTGTAAATCTATGTTATCAAATTATATGTCGTATTAATTATAAAAACAAAATATATAAATGTTTTTCCTTATTTCCTAACACCTTTGACATAAACAAAGTATGCGAGAATTATTACTACTTTAAGAGGACGAAACTATTTATTATATTCCTTCAAACAAGATAATCACAAAAAACCATAACTATTTACATTTTCCCTTCTCGAATACTAACTTTATTGAATGTTTAAATTTCAACTAAATTAACTTTGTCACATCTAATGATTTTTTACTCTATTTTTATGTAATTCGATTAAGACAAACACTTATGCTACTCCACTTATAATCAGAAAAGATATCATTCTCTTTTAACATACTTTCAATATCGACTTTTTGAGCATAGTCTCTTTACTAAAACCATAAAATAAATTGAAAATTTATTTCAGAATAACACATATGAACCCGGCGCGCACCCGGCGCGCAAACCTCTAGTAAAGTATAAACTTAAGTTGAGGAAATCGAAACCAGCGTTGATGCAATGTATCATGCGGGGATCCTTTTAATTAGTTGTGGACGTAGATTAGTTAGAGGATATTTCTCTAAACGTGTGTATTAATTGATTTTTTGTAAACTATATATGTAATGTTAAATTTGTAAAATAATAGATCCCCTATATATTAATTGAGGAACATTTGAAAAGACGTAATCCCAATTTTGTAATAATTAAAAAAGATTTTTTGTTTATTTGTCAATCAATTAGGGAGTTAATTAGTCATACGTGTCATGATATATTCGATAAACATGCTCTTAAAACTAGATGTGGGTTTTGAATTTTGATCAACGTAATATTCTTGTAAACATGATATATTCGATGATCTAATCCAAACCGGTCAACATGACACAACCAACCACACCTAATAGCTAGAAAACGGAGGAAGCCAGTAGGGGGAGTAAGGAATCGTGTATGGTGTATCTTCTGGATATTCATAGAGACGGCAGCTAAACTTACTCATATTGAGCGACACAAACAAACGTCCATTTAAAAAGATGGAGTTAGGGTTGAGGCCACGGAAAGAGCTCGCCTTAACGCAGAAGTCCTCACTTTTCGAGATGAAAATGCACATATCTCCAATGTCGTCAGTGTAGTGCATGTTTTTCCTCCCATCTTTTGTATCCTCCTCTCTAAACACCATCACCATCGGTACTTTGCACCCTTCAGGAGTGTATTCTGAGAACCTGCACGTTGCAAAAGGTGTTTGAGATGTTACATTAGCAAGTTCCTGATATATTATATTATAGGTACCATTTGACAAGGAAAGATTCGCCGGAAGGTGACTCCACCCAGTGATCCTCCCTGCAATTAGAATCCAGCCGTTTCTGTTGTTCGCGTGGCATGCTTGGAAGGTTGTGCAACACCAACTCATGGAACTTAGGCTTCTTGTCTTTATTGAAGTCGTGATCCCAAGAGCATAAGTAGTTGCCTCCAGGAGCAAGCAAGTTGAACCGTTGGTCTTTCTTGGAATACATTAGTTTTGAGGTATCCCATGACTCAAAAGGTGTTGGGATGTTAGTCCATCGCAGATCAAGATGGGGTCTGCAGAAACTTAGCTGTTTACCCAAGAACTTGATGCCAACGACCCTGTCTTTGTCGTATGGCTCAGGAGAAGAGGACATGGCCATGTTGCACACCACTTCGGTTTGGTAAGTGGGTATTGTAGTGAATGGAGGCAGAGGAATCACCTTTGGTTCTGACTTGGAAGCATATGGGTTCAGAAAGTCGCTGATAACTGCTGAGCGGTATAGCCTATTGGAGAACATGC
The DNA window shown above is from Brassica oleracea var. oleracea cultivar TO1000 chromosome C3, BOL, whole genome shotgun sequence and carries:
- the LOC106332483 gene encoding uncharacterized protein LOC106332483; protein product: MPRLLFKLSPLIYKSGSVRTFSSSTTGPYTPMCMIMSPSPNGNVGEALLFNVDSCELVRSPEKAFPKELYNATLVGTSRGWGMFSNRLYRSAVISDFLNPYASKSEPKVIPLPPFTTIPTYQTEVVCNMAMSSSPEPYDKDRVVGIKFLGKQLSFCRPHLDLRWTNIPTPFESWDTSKLMYSKKDQRFNLLAPGGNYLCSWDHDFNKDKKPKFHELVLHNLPSMPREQQKRLDSNCREDHWVESPSGESFLVKWFSEYTPEGCKVPMVMVFREEDTKDGRKNMHYTDDIGDMCIFISKSEDFCVKASSFRGLNPNSIFLNGRLFVSLNMSKFSCRLYEYPEDTPYTIPYSPYWLPPFSSY